The Prosthecobacter algae genome includes a region encoding these proteins:
- a CDS encoding ABC transporter substrate-binding protein, with the protein MNRSLIFGIPLVALGVASWAAWQVHRALPARADAVVMMLPGQIPALNPFLPASEAERQILDLLHEPLIRLDGQGRLAPGLAESWAWHQRVTCWFPTTEALQVAQRKLAEIPPLQRQAWALEEVTTEALTLILRFAKPGSPGVDEALQALATDALLPLTFLRLDSVPTTRTALEAFASAPDHAPSTVRLWFDEDGTCELVTTRPLLQVRDALANWLRDKGQPVPRMTPLAEVAGLLEPVLDLELNAHGHAWPDGTPVTAADVRATVAHAMRLGYPVPGREGFRHIQEIKAQGSSTVRVTYRRSYGAALASWVGFPILPAAWLEKHLDGSPNAPPGAGDWQVTRQTADHLSLTSRRAAQGGIATRLEALTAMPPLQTRLALATGTLDVVWPNEKSDLGQVATLDAHPTPPRNRLLVLWNLRSSRLSELPVREALSLGLDRQTLLAKGGRARLAEPLFSPGLWYSPPPVASSFDLKAAREKLESAGWLKDVSGVAKKGGQSLDFQLLVTTGNALRDALAQELARQWALLGARVTVTSVAPENLLADHLSPGRFDAVLLGLDYELAWDQMAFWHSGQVGPGLNFGQLADPQLDLFLEALAGEFETSQLPLRARALQERFLSQQPVLPLIGDLQELAVRRARFPLLESPDLNRPLTLRRLLRASPLESLEMRVPNE; encoded by the coding sequence ATGAACCGGTCTCTGATCTTCGGCATTCCCCTGGTGGCGCTCGGCGTCGCCAGTTGGGCGGCTTGGCAGGTGCACCGGGCACTGCCCGCACGGGCGGATGCAGTGGTGATGATGTTGCCTGGGCAGATCCCGGCACTGAACCCTTTCCTCCCCGCCAGTGAGGCGGAGCGCCAGATTCTGGACCTCCTGCATGAGCCACTGATCCGCCTGGATGGCCAGGGAAGGCTGGCCCCAGGGCTGGCAGAAAGCTGGGCCTGGCACCAGCGTGTGACCTGCTGGTTTCCCACCACTGAAGCCCTTCAGGTGGCGCAGCGAAAGCTGGCAGAAATCCCACCTCTTCAACGTCAGGCCTGGGCCCTGGAAGAAGTGACCACCGAGGCGCTCACCCTCATCCTCCGTTTTGCCAAACCAGGCAGCCCAGGGGTAGATGAGGCCCTGCAAGCCTTGGCGACGGATGCGCTGCTGCCTCTGACCTTTCTGCGGCTGGATAGCGTGCCTACCACGCGGACTGCCCTGGAAGCCTTCGCGAGCGCCCCTGACCACGCACCAAGCACGGTACGGTTATGGTTTGATGAAGATGGCACCTGTGAACTGGTGACCACCCGCCCGTTGTTGCAAGTGCGGGATGCCCTGGCCAACTGGCTGCGGGACAAGGGCCAACCCGTGCCGCGCATGACGCCGCTGGCAGAGGTGGCGGGCCTGCTGGAGCCGGTGCTGGACCTGGAACTCAATGCTCATGGCCATGCCTGGCCGGATGGCACCCCGGTGACGGCGGCGGATGTGCGGGCCACGGTGGCCCACGCGATGCGCCTGGGCTATCCGGTGCCAGGGCGAGAGGGCTTTCGCCACATTCAGGAGATCAAGGCGCAGGGCAGCAGCACGGTGCGGGTGACCTATCGCCGCAGCTACGGAGCCGCGTTGGCCAGTTGGGTAGGCTTTCCCATTCTGCCGGCGGCCTGGCTGGAAAAGCACCTCGATGGTTCGCCCAACGCACCCCCAGGTGCTGGGGATTGGCAGGTCACACGCCAGACGGCGGATCATCTGTCGCTGACCTCCCGCAGGGCGGCGCAGGGGGGCATTGCCACGAGGTTGGAGGCACTCACCGCCATGCCGCCGCTGCAAACTCGCTTGGCACTGGCCACAGGCACGCTGGATGTGGTGTGGCCTAACGAAAAGTCAGACCTTGGGCAGGTGGCCACTCTGGATGCCCACCCCACCCCACCCCGAAACCGCCTGCTGGTGCTGTGGAATTTGCGCTCTTCACGCCTGTCCGAACTGCCTGTGCGGGAAGCACTTTCTCTGGGCCTGGATCGGCAAACATTGCTGGCCAAGGGTGGGCGGGCCCGGTTGGCCGAGCCGTTGTTTTCGCCCGGTCTATGGTATTCACCCCCACCCGTCGCATCCTCCTTTGATCTGAAAGCCGCACGTGAAAAGCTGGAGTCTGCAGGCTGGCTGAAGGACGTGTCCGGCGTGGCGAAAAAAGGCGGCCAGTCCTTGGATTTTCAACTGCTGGTCACCACCGGCAATGCGCTGCGGGATGCCCTGGCGCAGGAACTGGCGCGGCAATGGGCCCTACTGGGCGCGCGTGTTACCGTCACTTCCGTAGCCCCGGAAAACTTGCTGGCGGATCACCTTTCTCCGGGCCGGTTTGATGCCGTGCTGCTGGGCCTGGACTATGAACTAGCCTGGGATCAGATGGCCTTTTGGCACAGCGGGCAGGTGGGGCCCGGACTCAACTTTGGGCAACTGGCCGATCCACAGCTTGACCTTTTTTTGGAAGCGCTGGCGGGTGAGTTTGAGACGTCGCAACTGCCGCTGCGCGCCCGTGCCTTGCAGGAGCGGTTTCTTTCCCAGCAGCCCGTACTGCCCCTCATTGGGGATCTACAGGAATTGGCGGTGCGGCGGGCGCGGTTCC
- a CDS encoding polysaccharide deacetylase family protein has translation MALPIPEQPADCRRENERRFVISLLPASGCVICLVTGHWGWALGIFCTTFLVIGYGSILPWVRWFGPHVSELSPEQTAAGQVWITVDDGPDPATTPAMLDLLDRYHAKAGFFLIGDKAARHPELVREMVRRGHLVGNHSQTHPAGSFWALRPTRMWAEVAGCQQTLTEILGQGPLWFRPPVGHHNLYLDPPLRALGLTMAIWNCRGFDGVVKDPQLILKLIARSLKPGAIILLHDGPASCVEVLEGTLRLLAARGLQAALPTPLQAASPPPRLEPT, from the coding sequence ATGGCCCTGCCGATCCCTGAGCAGCCTGCTGACTGCCGCCGTGAAAATGAGCGGCGTTTTGTCATCAGCCTGCTGCCCGCCAGCGGGTGTGTGATCTGTCTTGTTACCGGACATTGGGGTTGGGCACTGGGAATTTTCTGCACCACGTTTTTGGTCATCGGCTACGGCAGCATTCTGCCCTGGGTCAGGTGGTTCGGGCCGCATGTGTCTGAGCTTTCGCCCGAGCAAACAGCCGCCGGCCAAGTGTGGATCACGGTGGATGATGGTCCTGATCCTGCCACCACCCCCGCCATGCTGGACTTGCTGGACCGTTATCACGCCAAGGCTGGCTTTTTCCTTATTGGGGACAAGGCGGCTCGCCATCCCGAGCTGGTGCGTGAAATGGTCCGGCGCGGGCATCTCGTAGGGAATCACAGCCAAACCCATCCCGCAGGCAGTTTCTGGGCGCTGCGGCCCACCCGCATGTGGGCGGAGGTGGCTGGCTGCCAGCAGACGTTGACGGAGATTTTGGGCCAGGGGCCGCTCTGGTTCCGCCCACCTGTTGGGCACCACAATCTGTATCTCGATCCACCCTTGCGGGCCTTGGGGTTGACCATGGCCATCTGGAACTGCCGGGGTTTTGACGGTGTGGTGAAGGATCCGCAGCTTATCCTGAAACTCATCGCCCGTTCGCTGAAGCCGGGTGCCATCATCCTGCTTCATGATGGTCCAGCCAGTTGCGTGGAGGTGCTGGAGGGAACATTGCGACTGCTGGCCGCCCGTGGTCTGCAAGCTGCTTTGCCCACCCCATTGCAAGCCGCCTCACCCCCACCTAGGCTGGAACCCACATGA
- a CDS encoding cell division protein FtsZ, with the protein MVEYDRHSQREEPNKPALRTCIVGIGGAGSNVLDRITLDRTVEAHLVCMHTDIRVLGHAMAPVKIQLGAELMRGIGAGGDPDLGREAAMFSREEIRQAIEGHDIVFICAGLGGGTGSGAAPVIAEIAKASNALVFVTATMPFSFEGRRRLNQAEEALNQLQKRADALILFENNRMGELILPKDGIQKAFAQADQLIAQSLRAVSTIVSTPGLVKLGLDDLTSALSTSNGRCLFGFGEARGQNRGAEALKRALKSPLIDQGRLLHQTKTLLVHIAGGETLTLMEVDAVMKQLGRHVPDHTHILFGVAVDARLGDAISVTLISSLGLSQLNTIAAAAPPANMLPMTDRPMPSLADAVAATPVAAAPAPVAASAIATPAPTPRSRAPRQAPAPAPAAIEPQPAPAPAPARAAAPLTRDDSMDLLFKDDEIISLTPQEPEAPAQSVEDEPELFPEAPAAVSQFTEPPVQQEYEEEEYYEEEEPSVSHSSFLPESEIEPEPLAPEPAPAPAPARLRIEDFMTPAPAPAPQPQAVAPAPVQQPRPATSPLAAVVARTNLPPEDLAYAPPANTVVAKKPTNQEQIDLGFSDQDRGRFKDTEPALASGGEDLDVPTWMRLKRKLKR; encoded by the coding sequence ATGGTTGAATACGATCGTCACTCGCAGCGGGAAGAACCCAACAAGCCCGCCCTTCGTACCTGCATTGTCGGCATCGGCGGCGCAGGCAGCAATGTCCTGGACCGCATCACGCTGGACCGCACCGTGGAGGCGCATCTGGTCTGCATGCACACCGACATTCGCGTGCTGGGCCATGCCATGGCCCCGGTCAAAATCCAACTGGGTGCCGAGCTGATGCGCGGTATCGGTGCTGGGGGTGACCCGGACCTGGGCCGTGAGGCGGCCATGTTTTCCCGCGAGGAAATCCGTCAGGCCATCGAAGGGCACGACATTGTTTTCATCTGCGCTGGCCTTGGCGGCGGCACCGGTTCCGGAGCTGCCCCCGTCATCGCCGAAATTGCCAAGGCTTCCAACGCCCTGGTCTTTGTCACGGCCACCATGCCCTTCAGCTTTGAAGGCCGTCGCCGTCTGAACCAGGCGGAAGAGGCGCTGAACCAGCTTCAAAAACGCGCCGACGCCCTCATCCTGTTTGAAAACAATCGCATGGGCGAGCTGATCCTCCCGAAGGACGGCATCCAGAAAGCCTTTGCGCAAGCGGACCAACTCATCGCCCAGAGCCTGCGTGCGGTTTCCACCATTGTTTCCACCCCCGGTCTGGTGAAGCTGGGCCTTGACGACCTCACCAGCGCGCTCAGCACCTCGAACGGTCGCTGCCTGTTTGGTTTTGGTGAAGCCCGTGGCCAGAACCGCGGGGCAGAGGCCCTGAAGCGTGCGCTGAAGAGTCCGCTGATCGATCAAGGCCGCCTGCTGCACCAGACGAAGACCCTGCTGGTCCACATCGCCGGTGGCGAGACGCTGACCCTCATGGAGGTAGATGCCGTCATGAAACAACTGGGCCGCCACGTGCCCGACCATACGCACATCCTTTTTGGCGTGGCCGTGGATGCCCGCCTGGGAGACGCCATTTCTGTCACGCTGATCAGCTCTCTGGGCCTCAGCCAGCTCAACACCATCGCAGCGGCTGCCCCTCCGGCGAACATGCTGCCGATGACGGACCGCCCGATGCCAAGTCTGGCCGATGCGGTGGCTGCAACGCCCGTCGCAGCAGCTCCAGCACCCGTGGCTGCCTCAGCAATAGCAACCCCCGCTCCCACCCCGCGTTCTCGGGCACCTCGTCAGGCACCCGCCCCAGCTCCTGCGGCTATCGAGCCCCAGCCCGCCCCCGCCCCCGCTCCGGCGCGTGCCGCAGCCCCTTTGACTCGGGATGATTCCATGGACCTGTTGTTCAAGGACGATGAGATCATCTCCCTGACTCCCCAAGAGCCTGAAGCCCCGGCTCAATCTGTGGAAGACGAGCCCGAACTTTTCCCTGAGGCACCCGCTGCCGTCAGCCAGTTCACAGAGCCTCCTGTCCAGCAGGAATACGAAGAAGAGGAATATTATGAAGAAGAGGAACCTTCGGTTTCTCATTCCAGCTTCCTGCCTGAGTCTGAGATTGAGCCCGAGCCCCTGGCTCCTGAGCCCGCCCCGGCACCCGCACCTGCGCGGCTCCGCATCGAAGACTTCATGACTCCGGCACCCGCCCCGGCTCCTCAGCCGCAGGCCGTCGCCCCAGCACCGGTGCAACAGCCTCGTCCTGCCACTTCGCCCTTGGCTGCCGTGGTGGCCCGCACGAACCTGCCGCCGGAAGATCTGGCCTACGCGCCTCCTGCCAACACGGTGGTCGCCAAAAAGCCAACGAATCAGGAGCAGATTGATCTTGGCTTCTCGGACCAGGACCGCGGCCGCTTCAAGGACACGGAGCCTGCCCTCGCCTCGGGTGGGGAAGACCTCGATGTGCCGACCTGGATGCGCCTGAAGCGGAAGCTTAAGCGGTAA
- the ftsA gene encoding cell division protein FtsA — MAKTTIYAGLEIGTSKICVVVGEAKRDGTIKILGVGTAPSRGVRKGEIVDFDTVHTCLNDALVRAEDYSDVMIRNVFLGVSGGHIESVNNRGCYRLPADQSEITEDDVEEVKEIARNVPAPQDSISMHSVTRQYIVDGVEAVRQPIGRQARQLEADYHIVHGSLPRIQNSIKCVKEVPLEVEDVVFNGIAAAQVVLNREAKREGAMMIDLGGGTADFVLYEDGMLTISGCIPLGGDHISQDIAMALQIPHGRAEALKVTEGSCEYEDVPPGEMVRVEDDTGYVLGEVERAFLNEVIYLRVREILEQVHQRCEGHTGRIAAGVYLTGGTSLLKGIDVVAREVFGMKVTRAGSAPVSGVTATFENPQFSAPIGLIRYAQILDQEKPFLSPLKRLAHRMADLLSVAI; from the coding sequence ATGGCGAAGACCACCATCTATGCAGGCCTGGAAATCGGCACCAGCAAGATCTGCGTCGTCGTCGGCGAGGCGAAGCGCGACGGCACCATCAAGATCCTGGGTGTCGGCACGGCTCCCTCACGCGGCGTCCGCAAAGGCGAAATCGTGGACTTTGATACCGTCCACACCTGCCTGAACGACGCCCTCGTCCGGGCAGAAGATTACAGCGATGTCATGATCCGGAACGTTTTCCTGGGCGTGAGCGGCGGCCACATTGAAAGCGTGAACAACCGCGGTTGCTACCGCCTGCCGGCGGATCAGTCCGAGATCACGGAAGACGATGTCGAGGAGGTGAAGGAGATCGCCCGCAATGTGCCTGCGCCGCAGGACAGCATCTCCATGCACAGCGTCACCCGCCAGTACATTGTGGATGGAGTGGAGGCCGTTCGTCAGCCCATCGGCCGTCAGGCCCGGCAACTGGAGGCGGACTACCACATCGTCCACGGCAGCCTGCCGCGCATCCAGAACTCCATCAAGTGTGTGAAGGAAGTGCCGCTAGAAGTGGAAGACGTGGTCTTCAATGGCATCGCCGCCGCTCAGGTGGTGCTGAACCGCGAGGCGAAGCGCGAAGGCGCGATGATGATTGACCTGGGTGGCGGCACCGCTGACTTCGTTCTTTATGAAGATGGCATGCTGACTATCTCCGGCTGCATCCCACTGGGCGGGGACCACATCAGCCAGGACATCGCCATGGCGCTGCAGATCCCGCATGGCCGGGCTGAGGCGCTGAAGGTGACCGAAGGAAGCTGTGAATACGAAGATGTGCCCCCTGGGGAAATGGTGCGCGTGGAAGATGACACGGGCTACGTGCTGGGTGAGGTGGAGCGCGCCTTTTTGAACGAAGTCATCTACCTGCGGGTTCGGGAAATTTTGGAGCAGGTGCATCAGCGCTGCGAAGGGCACACGGGCCGCATTGCCGCCGGAGTTTATCTCACGGGAGGCACGAGCCTGCTAAAAGGAATTGACGTAGTGGCCCGAGAAGTGTTTGGAATGAAGGTAACGCGTGCAGGTTCAGCTCCCGTCAGTGGCGTGACTGCTACTTTCGAGAATCCTCAATTCTCCGCCCCTATCGGTCTCATTCGTTATGCGCAGATCCTGGACCAAGAAAAGCCCTTCCTGTCCCCGCTCAAAAGGCTGGCACATCGGATGGCGGATCTTCTGTCTGTCGCCATCTGA
- a CDS encoding D-alanine--D-alanine ligase — MLDITGKKIAVLFGGPGSEREVSKKTAESVVAALKTKGAEVVEVDVTGPDFDVPADALIAMNLIHGTFGEDGQLQAILEERGIPYTGAGVESSRIAFDKAQSKERFVDAGVPTPRSQNYLLDGSEPLTISIPLVSKPPREGSSVGVNICRTEAEWVSAIEEAKKYGSSTLIEEFVEGKELTIGILGDQVLPIIHIEPVDGFYDMSNKYPWLNGTGKTHYHCPADLDEATTRRVQEAAMAAFKSCGTEVYGRVDVMLRNDGEPFVLEINTIPGMTSSSLLPKAALAVGIEFPDLCVRIIELSLAARP, encoded by the coding sequence ATGCTCGACATCACAGGCAAGAAGATCGCCGTCCTCTTTGGCGGCCCCGGTTCGGAACGCGAAGTGTCTAAAAAGACGGCGGAGAGTGTCGTCGCCGCTTTGAAGACCAAGGGAGCGGAGGTGGTGGAAGTGGACGTGACCGGGCCAGACTTTGACGTGCCTGCGGATGCCCTCATCGCCATGAATCTGATCCATGGCACCTTCGGTGAAGATGGCCAGTTGCAGGCAATTTTGGAAGAGCGTGGCATTCCCTACACCGGTGCCGGAGTGGAGAGCAGCCGCATCGCCTTCGACAAAGCTCAGAGCAAGGAACGATTTGTCGATGCGGGTGTGCCCACCCCGCGTTCCCAAAACTACCTGCTGGATGGCAGCGAACCGCTGACGATTTCCATTCCTTTGGTGTCCAAACCGCCGCGTGAGGGGTCCAGTGTGGGGGTGAACATCTGTCGTACGGAAGCGGAGTGGGTGAGCGCCATTGAGGAAGCGAAAAAATACGGCAGCTCCACCCTCATCGAAGAATTCGTGGAGGGGAAGGAGCTGACCATCGGCATCCTGGGAGATCAAGTGCTGCCGATCATCCACATCGAGCCCGTGGATGGATTCTATGACATGAGTAACAAGTACCCGTGGCTGAATGGCACGGGCAAGACGCACTACCACTGCCCGGCAGACTTGGATGAGGCCACCACCCGCCGCGTGCAGGAGGCTGCCATGGCTGCTTTTAAATCCTGCGGCACGGAGGTCTATGGTCGCGTGGATGTGATGCTGAGAAACGATGGTGAGCCTTTCGTTCTCGAGATCAATACCATCCCCGGCATGACTAGCAGCAGCCTGCTGCCCAAGGCGGCGCTGGCGGTGGGGATCGAATTCCCCGACCTCTGCGTGCGCATCATTGAACTATCGTTGGCTGCCAGGCCTTGA
- a CDS encoding amidohydrolase has translation MKMLPLLLIGVSPLAWADEKRDALFATSVEAMFPKLVETRRDIHAHPELSNEEARTAALVAERLRALGLEVQTGVAKHGVVALLKGGQEGKCVAVRADMDALPIKELRSVPYRSKNPGVMHACGHDLHTTVALGVAELLAKHRDQVKGSVKFLFQPAEEAMPATFKGEWGAKLMVTEGAMANPKPDAVFGLHCTTSVAPVGVMDDEVHFLKAGQVAYTIGADNANSDRFQITIRGKMAHGSAPHKGVDAIVVAAEAISALQTIRSRQTNTRQPLVISIGTIQGGQRENILAEEVTLGGTVRTYDAGFRDGVVEMMHRILKGITEAHGATYTMEYRIGYPSIINQEALVKATLPAFKRLLGEANVLEVIPGMGGEDFSYFAQVSPGFYFRLGVANEEKGIIHGAHTPMFDADEDSLKTGVQVMAAAVCDFLNAK, from the coding sequence ATGAAAATGCTGCCGCTGCTGCTGATCGGAGTTTCCCCGCTGGCCTGGGCCGATGAAAAACGCGATGCCCTCTTTGCCACTTCCGTGGAGGCCATGTTCCCCAAACTCGTCGAAACGCGGCGCGACATCCATGCCCACCCGGAACTCTCCAATGAAGAGGCCCGCACAGCCGCCCTGGTGGCCGAGCGTCTCCGTGCCCTGGGCCTGGAAGTGCAGACGGGCGTGGCCAAACATGGAGTGGTGGCTCTGCTCAAAGGTGGCCAGGAGGGCAAGTGCGTGGCCGTGCGAGCCGACATGGATGCCCTGCCCATCAAGGAACTGCGCTCCGTCCCCTATCGCTCCAAAAATCCCGGTGTGATGCATGCCTGCGGTCATGACCTGCACACCACCGTGGCCCTGGGCGTGGCGGAGCTGCTGGCCAAACATCGGGACCAGGTCAAAGGCAGCGTGAAGTTTCTCTTTCAACCTGCTGAGGAAGCCATGCCCGCCACCTTCAAAGGGGAGTGGGGTGCGAAGCTGATGGTGACCGAAGGGGCCATGGCCAATCCGAAGCCAGATGCCGTTTTCGGCCTGCACTGCACCACCTCCGTCGCACCGGTGGGCGTGATGGATGACGAGGTACATTTCCTCAAGGCAGGCCAAGTGGCCTACACCATCGGTGCGGACAACGCGAACAGCGACCGCTTCCAAATCACCATCCGGGGCAAGATGGCCCACGGCTCCGCCCCACACAAAGGCGTGGATGCCATCGTCGTCGCGGCCGAGGCCATCAGCGCCTTGCAGACCATCCGTAGCCGTCAGACCAATACCCGCCAGCCACTGGTCATCAGCATCGGCACCATCCAGGGCGGCCAGCGGGAAAACATCCTGGCCGAGGAAGTGACCCTGGGCGGCACCGTGCGCACCTACGATGCCGGTTTCCGCGATGGCGTGGTGGAGATGATGCACCGCATCCTCAAAGGCATCACCGAGGCCCACGGTGCCACTTACACCATGGAGTACCGCATCGGCTACCCCAGCATCATCAACCAGGAAGCCCTCGTCAAAGCGACGCTGCCCGCCTTTAAACGCCTCCTGGGTGAGGCGAATGTGCTGGAGGTCATCCCTGGCATGGGTGGCGAAGACTTCTCCTACTTCGCCCAGGTGAGCCCTGGATTCTACTTTCGGTTAGGCGTGGCCAACGAGGAAAAGGGGATCATTCACGGAGCTCACACACCGATGTTTGATGCGGACGAGGACAGTCTGAAAACGGGAGTCCAAGTGATGGCGGCGGCCGTCTGCGACTTTCTGAATGCGAAGTAG
- a CDS encoding FAD/NAD(P)-binding protein: MNRPQSLAIIGSGPSAIYLLKHILDHAASLRPTLGEIVVFEKNAFIGMGMPYTPQTTDIYNMSNISSEELPELPTTLADWLRSQAPSVLADLGLEGVEIKEDEVYGRLALGQYFKAQYQLLQAWLTEAGIRVHSHADSQVLDVRDDAESQRITLFTQSGEAYEFDRVIIATGHRWPEKDVPEAGYYASPWPMAKLLPKDGEHYNFVIGTLGASLSAFDVISSLAHRHGDFIPKGDALTYRPHPGTEGFKMVMHSSKGLLPHLQFDQEEPMREIYRHVSPTDMAKLMDAKGRLRLETYFDQVCRPVLQEAFQKDDLPKMVKRLKDPSFKLLDFIEEMSQQHEYDNAFEGMRIEMKEAEESVKMHRPIHWKERMDDLIYTLNYYSSYMPAEDHVILHKKLMPFLLNVIAAMPLPSGNTILALYDAGKLEMIPGSVTHVRKSKAKRHTVVEVEQEADTSTYTYEMFIDCSGQGPLELEDYPFPSLVKNKTVRPACAAFYRSQSVAKLAKEDPELLLKIHGNTLLKTGGIDIDPSYRVIGDSGEANPRIHDIAFPHTTGHRPYSYGLQACNDTSRIVVKAWLEDLRKVAAMERS; encoded by the coding sequence ATGAACCGTCCTCAATCTCTCGCCATCATCGGCAGTGGCCCTTCGGCGATCTACCTGCTCAAGCACATCCTGGATCACGCCGCTAGCCTCAGACCCACGCTGGGTGAAATTGTGGTCTTTGAAAAGAATGCCTTCATCGGCATGGGCATGCCCTACACGCCACAGACCACGGACATCTACAACATGTCGAATATCTCGTCCGAGGAATTGCCTGAGCTGCCCACGACCTTGGCTGACTGGCTCCGCTCCCAGGCTCCTTCCGTCCTCGCGGACCTAGGTCTGGAGGGCGTGGAAATCAAAGAGGATGAAGTGTACGGTCGCTTAGCTCTCGGCCAGTATTTCAAAGCGCAGTATCAACTGCTACAAGCTTGGCTGACCGAAGCGGGCATCCGGGTTCACAGCCATGCCGACAGCCAAGTGCTGGATGTAAGAGACGATGCCGAGAGCCAGCGAATCACCCTTTTCACCCAGTCAGGGGAGGCTTATGAGTTTGATCGCGTGATCATCGCCACCGGCCACCGCTGGCCTGAAAAGGACGTACCCGAAGCTGGCTATTACGCGTCCCCATGGCCGATGGCCAAACTGCTGCCCAAGGACGGGGAACACTACAACTTTGTCATCGGTACCCTGGGGGCCTCGCTCAGTGCCTTTGATGTGATTTCTTCATTGGCCCACCGGCATGGTGACTTCATCCCTAAAGGCGATGCCCTGACTTACCGACCCCACCCCGGCACGGAAGGATTCAAGATGGTCATGCACTCTTCGAAAGGACTGCTACCGCACTTGCAGTTCGACCAGGAGGAGCCCATGCGGGAAATTTATCGTCATGTCAGTCCTACAGACATGGCCAAGCTGATGGATGCCAAGGGCAGGCTGAGGTTGGAAACTTATTTCGACCAAGTCTGCCGTCCTGTGCTTCAAGAGGCCTTTCAGAAAGATGACCTGCCCAAGATGGTGAAACGGCTGAAGGACCCTTCCTTTAAGCTGCTCGATTTCATCGAGGAAATGAGCCAGCAGCATGAATACGACAATGCGTTTGAAGGCATGCGCATTGAGATGAAGGAGGCCGAAGAATCCGTGAAAATGCATCGGCCCATCCACTGGAAGGAAAGGATGGATGACCTCATCTACACCCTCAACTATTACTCCAGTTATATGCCGGCGGAAGACCATGTCATCCTGCATAAAAAGTTGATGCCATTCCTTCTCAATGTCATCGCAGCCATGCCTCTGCCTTCAGGGAATACCATTCTAGCCCTGTACGATGCGGGCAAGCTAGAGATGATTCCCGGCTCTGTCACCCATGTCAGAAAATCAAAAGCCAAGCGGCATACGGTGGTTGAGGTGGAGCAGGAAGCTGACACCTCCACCTATACTTATGAGATGTTCATAGACTGCAGTGGTCAGGGCCCCCTGGAGCTGGAAGACTATCCCTTCCCGAGCTTGGTAAAAAACAAAACCGTCCGCCCAGCCTGCGCCGCTTTTTACCGATCCCAAAGCGTGGCCAAACTGGCGAAGGAAGACCCTGAACTGCTGTTAAAAATCCATGGAAATACGCTGCTCAAGACGGGCGGCATTGACATTGATCCTAGCTACCGGGTGATTGGTGACAGCGGAGAGGCAAACCCAAGAATCCACGACATCGCCTTCCCCCACACGACTGGTCATCGGCCCTATTCCTATGGATTACAGGCTTGCAATGACACCAGCCGCATCGTCGTAAAAGCCTGGCTGGAAGATTTGCGAAAGGTGGCTGCTATGGAGCGGTCGTAG
- a CDS encoding MOSC domain-containing protein, giving the protein METNDPPLHPPLEDVVLEDVPVWDAELVHIYISPGHDYWGRLGEGRLQHGIQQVSQVECVAGRGLRGDRYCERKMGHKGQVTFFDAQVVEDIRSRFRLPKLPASVFRRNLIVRGPRLQDWLGKRFLFQGIVFEGAQECQPCHWMDRVVAEGSEDFLSSDFRGGLRAKVITPGILRVSEELLG; this is encoded by the coding sequence ATGGAAACCAACGATCCCCCTCTGCACCCGCCGCTGGAAGATGTGGTGCTGGAGGACGTGCCGGTGTGGGATGCTGAACTCGTTCACATCTACATCTCACCGGGGCATGATTACTGGGGCAGACTGGGCGAAGGACGGCTGCAGCATGGCATCCAGCAGGTGAGCCAGGTGGAGTGTGTCGCTGGTCGTGGACTGCGAGGAGACCGTTACTGTGAGAGAAAGATGGGACACAAAGGACAGGTCACCTTTTTTGATGCCCAGGTGGTGGAGGACATCCGCAGCCGCTTTCGTCTGCCTAAACTGCCTGCTTCCGTGTTCCGGCGGAACTTGATCGTCCGGGGGCCTCGATTGCAAGATTGGTTAGGCAAGCGTTTCCTTTTTCAAGGCATCGTCTTTGAAGGGGCTCAGGAGTGCCAGCCATGCCACTGGATGGACAGGGTGGTTGCAGAGGGCTCCGAAGATTTTTTATCCTCCGATTTTCGGGGCGGACTGAGAGCCAAGGTGATCACGCCAGGCATCCTGCGTGTTTCGGAAGAGCTGCTAGGCTGA